The Pyxidicoccus sp. MSG2 DNA segment GACCCGCAGGGCCTCAAGCGCGCCGTGAAGGCGTACGGCATCCAGTTCATGAGCCCGGACGGTCAGGAAATCGGAGGGCTCGCCATGCTCGACTCCATCGGCATCCGCGGGCTGTGCTTCGACAGTGAGGAGGGCTACGAGGCGATGTGCGTGGGCCTCATCAAGGGCCAGCCCAACATCACCTTCCGCAAGGACTGGAAGGAGCGCATCGTCATCGGCGTGGACGACGGCGTCGCGAGCATCGTCATCAATGACGCCGAGGAGAAGCCGCACCTGCGCCTCTCCGTCGACAAGGACGGCAAGACGCAGGTCGAAGGCGTGACGCCGACGCCCGCGAGCAGGTAGGCGGCGTCACACCTTGTAGAGCAGGTCCATGTACTTTTTGAGCAGGTCGCTCACGAGGCCGCGAAAAGGGACGCTGGCCGCCATGCCGTAGACGGGCGCCATCGTCCCCTTCTCGCCGGGGTGGGCCTTCACGTGCTCCACGGCGGCGCGCAGGTCCGCGAGGAAGCGATCCGCCACGCCGGGTTGCGCATGCCGCAGGGTGACGCACAGGTGGACCGCGGCGGGCTTGTGCAGCCCGTTGAGGCTCCACCCGTGCGCGCTCATCTGCTCCATCACCTTGAACACGTCCACCGCCTCCGAGCCGAAGGCGATGACGAACAGCGGGTCGCCCAGCACGTGCAGCTCGGGAATCGCCCGGATGCCCTGCTTGATGGCGGAGGCCGTCTCCAGGATGCGGCGGGTGGCCTCCAGGTAGCCCTGCTCGCCCATGCTCACCAGCGAGGCCCATGCCGTGGCGATGAGCGCGCCGGGCCGGCTGCCGGAGAACGTGGGCGAGAAGTAGATGCCACCCGGCCAGTCCGTCGCCGTGAAGTACTGGTGCGAGCGCAGCGCCGTCCCCCGGTACAGCACCACGGACGAGCCCTTGGCCGCGTAGCCGAACTTGTGCGTGTCCACGGAGATGGACGTGACGCCCGGCAGCCGGAAGTCGAAGGGCGGCACCTCGTAGCCCAGCTTCTTCGCGAAGGGCAGCACGAAGCCGCCCAGGCACCCGTCGGTGTGGAAGCCGATGCGCTTCTTGCGCGCCAATTCGGACAGCTCGGCGATGGGGTCGATGACGCCGTGGGGAAAGCCCGGCGCGGAGCCAATGAGAACAATCGTGTTGCGGGTGATGGCCTTCTTCATCGCCGCCACGTCCGCGCGGAAGTCCGGCCCCACCGGCACGCGCACCATCTTCACGCCGAAGTAGTGCGCCGCCTTGTCGAAGGCCGGGTGCGCGCTGGAAGGCGCCACCATCTCCGGCCGGGTAATCCCCTTCTCCGCCCGCGCCCAATCCCGGTACGTCTTGATGGCGAGCATGATGCTCTCGGTGCCACCGGACGACATGGAGCCGCAGATGTGCTCCTCGGCGGGCCTACCGGCATTGGCGGCGTCGGCGCCGAGCATGCTCGCCGTCATGGCCACCACCTCGGCCTCGAACTTGGTGGCGCTGGGCCACAGGTCCGCATGCAACGGGTTGCTCTGCGAGTGGAGCGCGTACACGCGGTTGAGGAAGTCGATGTGCTCCGAGTCCCCGTTGTACACGGCGCCGGACACCCGGCCCTCGCGCCAGCGCGACTCCTCCTGCGACTCCAGCGCCTGGAGCTCCTTCAGCACCTCCTCGCGCGAGCGCCCCGTCACCGGCAGATGGTCGAACGCGGGCATCTTCCCGCGGTACGGCTTGAGGTCTCCCTCCAGCTCGGACAGCAGGGAGTCCGTCTCCTTCGACAGCAGCTCACGCACCATCGGCACGGCCTTGAGGTAGCGCTCGGCGGCGGACAGCAGGCGTGGGGGCACGTGGTTCAGCAGGCGCAGCGACTTCGGGTCGGGCAGTGCCATGGGAAGTCCTTTCCGGGCCGTCAGGCGCTCCGGGCGCGGTTGAGGCGCGCGAAGATGGCCTTGTTGGCCTTGTAGAGGTTGACGAACTCGCGGAACAGCTCGTCGTAGAGGGCCCGGTTCTTCGGGTCCGGCTCGTAGGTGCGGGCGATGGGGACGAGCGAGGGAATCTCCTCCACCGTGAGCTGCCCCAGCGCCACCGCCGCCTGGAACGCGGCGCCCCGGGCATTGGCCAGCACGGGCTCGTCCACCTGCTGAATCGTACGGCCCAGCACGTCCGCGTGAATCTGGCACCACAGCGGCGAGCGCGCCCCGCCGCCGATGATGCGCATGGAGTCCAGCCGGCGCCCCACGAACTGCTCCACGTAGGTGAACAGCCAGCGCGAGTTGTAGGCCACGCCCTCCATCACCGCGCGGACCATGTGGGCCCGCGTCGTCTTGAGGGACTGGTTGAAGAAGCCGCCGCGCAGCGCCTTGTCGTCCACCGGGCTGCGCTCGCCGTTGAGCCACGGCATGAAGATGAGCCTGTCACTGCCGGCGGGGACGCTGCCGGCCTGGCGCTCCATCAGCTTGTAGACCTCCGCCGAGTCGTCCTCCGCCGCCACGTCCCCCGGCTTCGCGTCGCGGCCGTAGAGGATGTTGTCCTTGAGAAAGGTGAGGCAGATGCCGGCGGACTCCTGCTCGTTGGCCAGCAGGTAGCGTCCCGGCAGCGCGGAGGGCACGGAGGCCATCTGGTGGAACAGGTCGGTCTTCTTGTACGGCACGTGGCAGCTCAGCCACGAGGACGTGCCCACGCACAGGTGCGGCTCGTGGTCTCTCACCGCGCCGGAGCCCACCGCGGCGGCGAGGATGTCCGGGGCGCCCGTCACCACCTGCACGTCCTCGCGAAGGCCCAGGGCGCGCGCGGCGTCGGGCTGCAACGGGCCGAGCACCGTGGCGGCGGGCACCAGGTCCGGCAGCTTCTCGCGCTGAAGCCCCGTCATCTCCAGGAGGCGCTCGTCGTAGGCGACGCGGCTCAATTCGCGGTTGTCCGTCACCCAGTGCAGGGTGATGGAGTCGTAGGAGGCGGCGAAGCGGCCGCTCAGCCGCAGGTTGAGCCAGTCCTTGGGCTCGAGGAACTTGTACGTGTTCCGGTAGACCTCCGGCTGCGCGCCCTGGAGGTAGAGGATGTGGCCCACCGGGTCCTTGCCGGACAGGCTCGGCACCCCGCCCGTCAGGCGAATCCACGTAAGCAGGCGGCGGAGGCCATAGCCCTCGATGGGGATGAAGCCGTGGGCCACGCGCTTCACCTGGGCCGCGCCGCGCGAGTCCATCCAGATGAGCGCGGGACACAGGGGCCTGCCCGCCGCGTCCACGGCCACGGTGCCGGACCACTGCGAGCTGCAGTTGACGCCGATGATGTCGTCCGCGCGGACGTCCCCAGAGTCGAGCAGGCGCCGCGTGCCCCGGATGATGGCGCGCCACCAGGCCTCGGGGTCCTGCTCGGCGCCTCCGTCGGGGAGCAGGGAGAGGTCCAGCGGTTCCACCTCACCGCCGAGAATGCGTCCCCGCACCGTCACCACCGCGAGCTTCACGGCCGAGGTGCCGAGGTCGATGGCCAGGATGGACTTCTCACCTGCGTGGGACACGCGCCCTCCGTGGGTCCAGAATCTACGGAGGGCGTAACAGGACTGGCCACCGACGTGCCGGGGAAAGTTGTCTTTCTGAACCCCCTGCGCACTCGCGTGCGTCCACTCCTACCGCAGACGTGCAGCCAGCTTCTGGAAGCGCGCGTCCTTGCGCACATGCTC contains these protein-coding regions:
- a CDS encoding xylulokinase; amino-acid sequence: MSHAGEKSILAIDLGTSAVKLAVVTVRGRILGGEVEPLDLSLLPDGGAEQDPEAWWRAIIRGTRRLLDSGDVRADDIIGVNCSSQWSGTVAVDAAGRPLCPALIWMDSRGAAQVKRVAHGFIPIEGYGLRRLLTWIRLTGGVPSLSGKDPVGHILYLQGAQPEVYRNTYKFLEPKDWLNLRLSGRFAASYDSITLHWVTDNRELSRVAYDERLLEMTGLQREKLPDLVPAATVLGPLQPDAARALGLREDVQVVTGAPDILAAAVGSGAVRDHEPHLCVGTSSWLSCHVPYKKTDLFHQMASVPSALPGRYLLANEQESAGICLTFLKDNILYGRDAKPGDVAAEDDSAEVYKLMERQAGSVPAGSDRLIFMPWLNGERSPVDDKALRGGFFNQSLKTTRAHMVRAVMEGVAYNSRWLFTYVEQFVGRRLDSMRIIGGGARSPLWCQIHADVLGRTIQQVDEPVLANARGAAFQAAVALGQLTVEEIPSLVPIARTYEPDPKNRALYDELFREFVNLYKANKAIFARLNRARSA
- a CDS encoding pyridoxal phosphate-dependent decarboxylase family protein gives rise to the protein MALPDPKSLRLLNHVPPRLLSAAERYLKAVPMVRELLSKETDSLLSELEGDLKPYRGKMPAFDHLPVTGRSREEVLKELQALESQEESRWREGRVSGAVYNGDSEHIDFLNRVYALHSQSNPLHADLWPSATKFEAEVVAMTASMLGADAANAGRPAEEHICGSMSSGGTESIMLAIKTYRDWARAEKGITRPEMVAPSSAHPAFDKAAHYFGVKMVRVPVGPDFRADVAAMKKAITRNTIVLIGSAPGFPHGVIDPIAELSELARKKRIGFHTDGCLGGFVLPFAKKLGYEVPPFDFRLPGVTSISVDTHKFGYAAKGSSVVLYRGTALRSHQYFTATDWPGGIYFSPTFSGSRPGALIATAWASLVSMGEQGYLEATRRILETASAIKQGIRAIPELHVLGDPLFVIAFGSEAVDVFKVMEQMSAHGWSLNGLHKPAAVHLCVTLRHAQPGVADRFLADLRAAVEHVKAHPGEKGTMAPVYGMAASVPFRGLVSDLLKKYMDLLYKV